In one window of Pseudorasbora parva isolate DD20220531a chromosome 7, ASM2467924v1, whole genome shotgun sequence DNA:
- the LOC137083258 gene encoding uncharacterized protein C2orf66 homolog, which translates to MLKVLALMTLLMVSVESDLSNEEWKSLSNPQTRTLFFRILQSYLEGRDSEAQAMGRKTDMKVNKNSNTENTGYDKYNLYLHNDIYDV; encoded by the exons AT gTTGAAAGTGTTGGCTCTGATGACACTACTGATGGTCTCGGTGGAGTCGGACCTCTCAAATGAAGAGTGGAAGTCTCTGAGCAACCCACAGACCAGGACGCTG TTTTTCCGGATCCTGCAGTCGTATCTTGAAGGCAGAGACAGTGAAGCTCAAGCGATGGGCAGGAAAACAGACATGAAGGTCAACAAAAACAGCAATACGGAAAATACCGGTTACGACAAGTACAACCTCTATCTTCACAATGACATTTATGATGTTTAG
- the hacl1 gene encoding 2-hydroxyacyl-CoA lyase 1, producing MDEVTGAQLIAAALKSQNVEYMFGIVGVPIIEVAMAAQAAGIKYVGMRNEQAACYAASAIGYLTGWPAVCLVVSGPGLIHALGGMANANMNCWPVIVIGGSSDRNQETTGAFQEFPQVEACRLYSKFSARASSLEMIPAVVEKAVRSSIYGRPGACYIDIAGDMVNAKIDRTSVRSDSCCPAPPVSQADSREITQAVRLLKLAQRPLIIVGKGAAYARAEKEVRELVEVTGIPFLPTPMGKGVLPDDHSNCVAAARSRALLQADVVVLLGARLNWILHFGFPPRFSPDVKIIQVDLCAEELSNNVRAASALLGDIRAVVSQLLETVRSESWRFRSDSQWWAALRDKMTANAHISKTLALQSTLPMNYYTAFHHISELLPKDCIIVSEGANTMDIGRTMLLNHLPRHRLDAGTFGTMGVGPGFAIAAAVLEQTQKSAQRVVCVEGDSAFGFSGMEVETMCRYKLPIIIIVINNNGIYSGVDPETWKEMEQMGDMTTIAPPVTLLPEARYEQVMSAFGGRGYLVRSVEELRSALQESLKNTEMPSLINVLIDPASDRKQQEFPWLTRSNL from the exons ATGGATGAGGTGACTGGAGCTCAGCTGATCGCTGCGGCGCTCAAATCTCAG AATGTGGAGTACATGTTTGGCATTGTTGGGGTGCCTATCATCGAGGTGGCCATGGCCGCCCAAGCAGCGGGCATCAAGTACGTGGGCATGCGCAATGAACAAGCA GCCTGCTATGCTGCGTCTGCTATTGGGTATTTGACAGGATG GCCAGCTGTGTGCCTGGTGGTGTCTGGACCTGGGTTGATTCATGCTCTTGGAGGAATGGCCAATGCTAACATGAACTGCTG GCCTGTCATTGTCATTGGTGGCTCATCTGATAGGAACCAAGAAACCACAGGAGCATTTCAGGAGTTCCCTCAG GTTGAAGCTTGTCGTTTGTATAGCAAGTTTTCTGCTCGAGCAAGCAGCCTTGAGATGATACCAGCTGTAGTTGAAAAA gcTGTAAGGAGCAGCATTTACGGCCGTCCAGGAGCGTGTTACATAGACATAGCTGGAGACATGGTGAATGCCAAAATAGACCGGACCAGTGTCAG GTCTGATTCCTGTTGTCCTGCTCCTCCAGTGAGTCAGGCTGACAGCAGGGAGATCACACAGGCTGTCCGGCTGCTCAAATTGGCTCAGAGGCCTCTGATTATCGTGGGCAAAG GTGCGGCATATGCTAGAGCAGAGAAAGAGGTCAGGGAGCTGGTGGAGGTGACTGGAATCCCCTTCCTTCCCACACCTATGGGGAAAGGAGTACTGCCGGATGACCACTCCAACTGTGTTGCTGCAGCCCGGTCcag AGCTCTATTGCAGGCTGATGTTGTAGTGTTGCTGGGTGCCAGACTCAACTGGATCCTGCACTTTGGTTTCCCACCAAGATTCAGTCCAGATGTGAAGATCATTCAG GTGGATCTATGTGCTGAGGAGTTGAGTAATAATGTGAGGGCCGCATCTGCTCTGCTTGGAGACATAAGGGCTGTGGTCAGCCAG CTGCTGGAGACTGTAAGGTCAGAGTCCTGGAGATTTCGTTCTGATTCACAGTGGTGGGCGGCACTGAGGGACAAAATGACTGCCAATGCTCACATATCAAAG ACTCTTGCTCTCCAGTCCACTCTGCCCATGAACTACTACACAGCATTCCACCatatttctgagctcctgcccaAAGACTGCATCATAGTGAGTGAGGGAGCGAACACAATGGACATCGGCCGTACCATGCTGCTCAATCACCTCCCACGACACAG GTTAGATGCAGGCACTTTTGGCACTATGGGGGTGGGTCCAGGCTTTGCCATTGCCGCAGCAGTTTTGGAGCAGACGCAAAAGAGCGCTCAGAGAGTGGTGTGTGTAGAGGGAGACAGCGCTTTCGGTTTCTCTGGAATGGAGGTGGAGACCATGTGCAG GTATAAGCTGCCTATAATCATCATAGTAATTAACAACAATGGCATCTACAGTGGAGTGGATCCAGAAACATGGAAGGAGATGGAACAGATGGGAGACATGACCACCAT tGCACCTCCAGTGACACTGCTACCAGAGGCACGTTACGAGCAGGTGATGAGTGCGTTTGGGGGTCGTGGGTATCTGGTTCGATCGGTGGAGGAACTCCGCAGTGCACTACAGGAGAGTCTGAAAAACACAGAGATGCCCAGCCTAATCAACGTACTCATAGACCCGGCCTCAGACCGCAAACAACAG GAGTTTCCCTGGCTGACACGGTCAAATCTTTGA